A region of Drosophila mauritiana strain mau12 chromosome 3L, ASM438214v1, whole genome shotgun sequence DNA encodes the following proteins:
- the LOC117140215 gene encoding kelch-like protein diablo isoform X1, whose amino-acid sequence MGDLPGSGSTAQPRDAAVTGTGGNSTAGGGSSVGSTAVDRPPSPARLSHTSEKHPKVTLTELNMLRRHRELCDVVLNVGGRKIFAHRVILSACSSYFCAMFTGELEESRQTEVTIRDIDENAMELLIDFCYTAHIIVEESNVQTLLPAACLLQLVEIQDICCEFLKRQLDPTNCLGIRAFADTHSCRELLRIADKFTQHNFQEVMESEEFLLLPVGQLVDIICSDELNVRSEEQVFNAVMSWLKYNVAERRQHLAQVLQHVRLPLLSPKFLVGTVGSDLLVRSDEACRDLVDEAKNYLLLPQERPLMQGPRTRPRKPTRRGEVLFAVGGWCSGDAIASVERFDPQTNDWKMVAPMSKRRCGVGVAVLNDLLYAVGGHDGQSYLNSIERYDPQTNQWSCDVAPTTSCRTSVGVAVLDGFLYAVGGQDGVQCLNHVERYDPKENKWSKVAPMTTRRLGVAVAVLGGFLYAIGGSDGQCPLNTVERYDPRHNKWVAVSPMSTRRKHLGCAVFNNYIYAVGGRDDCMELSSAERYNPLTNTWSPIVAMTSRRSGVGLAVVNGQLYAVGGFDGSAYLKTIEVYDPETNQWRLCGCMNYRRLGGGVGVMRAPQTENYMWCENSFKQANS is encoded by the exons ATGGGCGACCTGCCGGGCTCGGGATCCACCGCTCAACCACGGGATGCTG CTGTCACCGGTACCGGTGGTAATTCCACGGCTGGTGGCGGCTCCTCCGTTGGATCTACGGCAGTGGACCGACCTCCGTCGCCCGCCCGCCTCTCTCACACATCCGAGAAACATCCGAAGGTCACGCTCACGGAACTAAATATGCTACGGCGCCATCGGGAGCTCTGCGATGTGGTGCTCAACGTGGGCGGACGTAAGATCTTTGCCCATCGGGTCATTCTGTCCGCCTGCAGCTCCTACTTCTGTGCCATGTTCACTGGCGAACTGGAGGAATCGCGCCAGACTGAGGTCACCATACGCGACATCGATGAGAATGCCATGGAGCTGCTCATCGACTTTTGTTACACCGCCCACATCATTGTCGAGGAGTCGAATGTCCAGACCCTCCTACCCGCCGCCTGCCTGCTTCAACTGGTTGAGATTCAGGACATCTGCTGCGAGTTCCTCAAACGGCAGTTGGATCCCACCAACTGCCTGGGCATACGCGCCTTTGCCGACACACACTCCTGCCGGGAACTTTTACGGATCGCCGATAAATTTACGCAGCACAACTTCCAGGAGGTGATGGAGAGCGAGGAGTTCCTGTTGCTCCCCGTCGGCCAGCTGGTGGACATCATTTGCAGCGACGAGCTGAACGTGCGCTCCGAGGAGCAGGTCTTCAACGCGGTCATGTCCTGGCTCAAGTACAATGTCGCCGAGCGGCGACAACATCTGGCACAG GTGCTCCAACACGTCCGTCTGCCTCTGCTCTCGCCAAAGTTCCTGGTTGGCACGGTGGGTTCTGATCTCCTGGTGCGCAGCGACGAGGCCTGCCGGGATTTGGTGGATGAGGCCAAGAACTATCTGTTGCTCCCGCAGGAGCGACCGCTGATGCAGGGTCCACGCACCAGACCGCGCAAACCAACTCGACGAGGGGAAGTCCTGTTCGCCGTGGGCGGATGGTGTTCCGGCGATGCCATTGCCTCCGTGGAGCGCTTCGATCCCCAGACCAACGACTGGAAAATGGTCGCTCCCATGAGCAAGCGACGCTGCGGAGTTGGTGTGGCCGTGTTGAATGATCTACTTTACGCCGTGGGCGGTCACGATGGCCAGAGCTATCTGAACAGCATCGAGCGTTATGATCCACAAACGAATCAATGGTCCTGCGACGTTGCGCCCACCACTTCTTGCCGCACCagcgtgggcgtggctgtgCTCGACGGCTTCTTGTACGCGGTGGGTGGCCAGGATGGCGTTCAATGCTTGAACCACGTGGAGCGGTACGATCCGAAAGAGAACAAGTGGTCCAAAGTGGCACCGATGACAACAAGGCGACTGGGAGTGGCGGTAGCCGTGCTTGGTGGATTCCTCTACGCAATTGGTGGCTCCGATGGACAGTGTCCGTTGAACACCGTAGAGCGATATGATCCCAg ACACAACAAATGGGTAGCCGTCAGCCCAATGTCCACGCGACGCAAGCACCTGGGCTGTGCTGTGTTCAACAACTACATTTACGCCGTCGGCGGGCGAGACGATTGCATGGAGCTCTCGTCCGCCGAGCGCTACAATCCACTGACCAATACCTGGAGCCCCATCGTGGCCATGACCTCCCGCCGCAGTGGG GTTGGCCTGGCCGTCGTCAATGGACAGCTGTATGCTGTCGGCGGCTTTGATGGTTCCGCCTATTTGAAAACCATCGAGGTCTACGACCCAGAGACGAACCAATGGCGTTTGTGCGGCTGCATGAACTACCGCCGACTGGGCGGCGGCGTGGGCGTGATGCGGGCCCCTCAGACTGAGAACTATATGTGGTGCGAAAATAGTTTTAAGCAAGCGAATTCCTGA
- the LOC117140215 gene encoding kelch-like protein diablo isoform X2: MGDLPGSGSTAQPRDAAVTGTGGNSTAGGGSSVGSTAVDRPPSPARLSHTSEKHPKVTLTELNMLRRHRELCDVVLNVGGRKIFAHRVILSACSSYFCAMFTGELEESRQTEVTIRDIDENAMELLIDFCYTAHIIVEESNVQTLLPAACLLQLVEIQDICCEFLKRQLDPTNCLGIRAFADTHSCRELLRIADKFTQHNFQEVMESEEFLLLPVGQLVDIICSDELNVRSEEQVFNAVMSWLKYNVAERRQHLAQVLQHVRLPLLSPKFLVGTVGSDLLVRSDEACRDLVDEAKNYLLLPQERPLMQGPRTRPRKPTRRGEVLFAVGGWCSGDAIASVERFDPQTNDWKMVAPMSKRRCGVGVAVLNDLLYAVGGHDGQSYLNSIERYDPQTNQWSCDVAPTTSCRTSVGVAVLDGFLYAVGGQDGVQCLNHVERYDPKENKWSKVAPMTTRRLGVAVAVLGGFLYAIGGSDGQCPLNTVERYDPRHNKWVAVSPMSTRRKHLGCAVFNNYIYAVGGRDDCMELSSAERYNPLTNTWSPIVAMTSRRSGVGLAVVNGQLYAVGGFDGSAYLKTIEVYDPETNQWRLCGCMNYRRLGGGVGVMRAPQTENYMWIRKDSVV; the protein is encoded by the exons ATGGGCGACCTGCCGGGCTCGGGATCCACCGCTCAACCACGGGATGCTG CTGTCACCGGTACCGGTGGTAATTCCACGGCTGGTGGCGGCTCCTCCGTTGGATCTACGGCAGTGGACCGACCTCCGTCGCCCGCCCGCCTCTCTCACACATCCGAGAAACATCCGAAGGTCACGCTCACGGAACTAAATATGCTACGGCGCCATCGGGAGCTCTGCGATGTGGTGCTCAACGTGGGCGGACGTAAGATCTTTGCCCATCGGGTCATTCTGTCCGCCTGCAGCTCCTACTTCTGTGCCATGTTCACTGGCGAACTGGAGGAATCGCGCCAGACTGAGGTCACCATACGCGACATCGATGAGAATGCCATGGAGCTGCTCATCGACTTTTGTTACACCGCCCACATCATTGTCGAGGAGTCGAATGTCCAGACCCTCCTACCCGCCGCCTGCCTGCTTCAACTGGTTGAGATTCAGGACATCTGCTGCGAGTTCCTCAAACGGCAGTTGGATCCCACCAACTGCCTGGGCATACGCGCCTTTGCCGACACACACTCCTGCCGGGAACTTTTACGGATCGCCGATAAATTTACGCAGCACAACTTCCAGGAGGTGATGGAGAGCGAGGAGTTCCTGTTGCTCCCCGTCGGCCAGCTGGTGGACATCATTTGCAGCGACGAGCTGAACGTGCGCTCCGAGGAGCAGGTCTTCAACGCGGTCATGTCCTGGCTCAAGTACAATGTCGCCGAGCGGCGACAACATCTGGCACAG GTGCTCCAACACGTCCGTCTGCCTCTGCTCTCGCCAAAGTTCCTGGTTGGCACGGTGGGTTCTGATCTCCTGGTGCGCAGCGACGAGGCCTGCCGGGATTTGGTGGATGAGGCCAAGAACTATCTGTTGCTCCCGCAGGAGCGACCGCTGATGCAGGGTCCACGCACCAGACCGCGCAAACCAACTCGACGAGGGGAAGTCCTGTTCGCCGTGGGCGGATGGTGTTCCGGCGATGCCATTGCCTCCGTGGAGCGCTTCGATCCCCAGACCAACGACTGGAAAATGGTCGCTCCCATGAGCAAGCGACGCTGCGGAGTTGGTGTGGCCGTGTTGAATGATCTACTTTACGCCGTGGGCGGTCACGATGGCCAGAGCTATCTGAACAGCATCGAGCGTTATGATCCACAAACGAATCAATGGTCCTGCGACGTTGCGCCCACCACTTCTTGCCGCACCagcgtgggcgtggctgtgCTCGACGGCTTCTTGTACGCGGTGGGTGGCCAGGATGGCGTTCAATGCTTGAACCACGTGGAGCGGTACGATCCGAAAGAGAACAAGTGGTCCAAAGTGGCACCGATGACAACAAGGCGACTGGGAGTGGCGGTAGCCGTGCTTGGTGGATTCCTCTACGCAATTGGTGGCTCCGATGGACAGTGTCCGTTGAACACCGTAGAGCGATATGATCCCAg ACACAACAAATGGGTAGCCGTCAGCCCAATGTCCACGCGACGCAAGCACCTGGGCTGTGCTGTGTTCAACAACTACATTTACGCCGTCGGCGGGCGAGACGATTGCATGGAGCTCTCGTCCGCCGAGCGCTACAATCCACTGACCAATACCTGGAGCCCCATCGTGGCCATGACCTCCCGCCGCAGTGGG GTTGGCCTGGCCGTCGTCAATGGACAGCTGTATGCTGTCGGCGGCTTTGATGGTTCCGCCTATTTGAAAACCATCGAGGTCTACGACCCAGAGACGAACCAATGGCGTTTGTGCGGCTGCATGAACTACCGCCGACTGGGCGGCGGCGTGGGCGTGATGCGGGCCCCTCAGACTGAGAACTATATGTG GATACGGAAAGATTCTGTTGTCTGA